TAATGGCATtagttatcattaaaaataatgtattttgtaAGAGTACTAATCCCAACAATGATCTGatataaacattaataaatatgttCTTACATTAGCATGCTCTTAATTGACCCATCTGTGACTTTCAAGGATACCTCCTTATTCTGCTATATTTTGAACTGTATTACCTTTACATTGAGGTATTTCATAAAGATGATTCTCAGTGTATTCTCCAAGCCTCACCTGGTTTGAGTCTCTCTGGTGGGCTGAGTTTCACATGCTGGTCTTCAGATGAAAGGCTCACACTGAGGCCATACAGTGGATCATCCAAGAAAGAGGGCCTTTTCAGTCTCCCAATGCCCAGAGTCTTAGACATAAAGTAGTCTTCTGCATCACTAATAACACTGTCCTCAGAAAACTGAAGGCATTTCACATTCTCTGCTTCAAGGAGAAGAGCTGGTGACATGTGATGCCCAGCCAAGGCTTTGGTGAGAAAGTAGCCTCTAGATGTTTCACATTCTACATTCTTGGGCACATTTATGTCCTCCACCTCAGTGCTTCGAACCTTTGTTTTTGACCTGCTTAATGACTCAGAGAGAATAGATCCAGAAGGTTGGGGGAACTCAGGTATCATATCCTCAatatctctctcttctctttctggagaCAGTCTAACTGTGGATTTTTGTTTGAACGAGCATTCATCCAGAAGACACCTTAACTGTTCCTCAGAGAGAAGTGAGGTTGAATCTAACTGATGAGACAAACCAAAAGTTTTCATAGTCAGTTGAATGAGTAAACACATTTATCTTTGGTAAGCTTTCAGTAATACAATATAaatgcaagtaacagaaaatccTTTACACAAAACACCCAAATAGTACAATCATtcattttaaaccatttaaaattacaggggaaaaaatcacACATACAAAAATCCAGGAAAAGTCCCATGACACTGATGGAAATGAACTACTGTACCAAACTAACCACTAACACTCTACATGTAGTAATAACCTTGGGCTGAAATGAAGATATTAGAAAAACCCTTCAATTTTTTAAGTCTCAGGGCATCAAGCAGGGTAGTAAGTAACCACTTCTTTAATAGAAAGCAAGAAATTCTGCCACATTATCTAGTTGGTGTTTCTCTGTTTCCTCCATTTCTGGGTATGAACGCTATCACCACCCAATTCCTCAACTCAGGCAAACAGGGTAGATTAACCTGCCCCTGGGGATTCACCACTCCTATGTCTGTCTTCAACTTTCAGTGGACAATACtacagaagacagaaaaggaagggagaaggggtgATGCATCCTGAGACGTGTAGTGGCTTCAGTGCTATAGGTCTAGACAGAGGCCAGGGGCATTCCAACAGCAGTGCACTCTGGGAGGAGGATTTGATCTCTGTTTGTAAACATTATCAGGGTTGATTGTTTCAAACAAGATATTAaggatttaaaaacatttttttctcttccagtaatgttctcaagaaataaaattaatcaaacaAAATTATAGAGCTATGTGTTCTACAAGAATTCAACTGAACAGCATGCCACCTGAATTGCAACAATGATTGGAAAGGAACATGACTGAAATATATTGAAAGACACTGAAAAAAATTCTCCTTCTTTAAAGAATTAGCACTGTACCTGATTTACATAGTAGATTATCTAGGATAACATTAATCCTCCTTCACAGGGGAGTGAATTATCTGACAAGAAGAAGTCCCCATAAGAAAACCAAATCATGACTTGTAATGACCTTAACTTTTACTTCAATAAAGTAAAGCAATGTTATTGGTTTAATCTGTAGTACACAGTAAGAATTAACTGAATAGTCTGCATTTACAAAGTATTGGTGGGGAGCTATCATGGAACTAGTATAGTTAATGCCCCATAATTGCGTAATGCCTTTAATGTAGCTAACAAAAAGTAGCATGTAAAAAGAACTTCAtatcatgcttttaaaatatatcatatgttttaaaattatatttaactcccatatattaaaaaacaagtttCACAGTGGCAAGTAACATTAAGAGTTTGAAAGTAAGAAGAAATTGTCTGGGAATATATTCTTAATAATTATCTGGGATTCAAAATTCAGGTAATTCACCTTAAGGTTAATgtgcatgacaaaaaaaaaaaaataggagttgtagcttttctaaaaaaaaaaaaaaagagttgtatCATATACTAGCAAATCCTACTTTTAATCTCTAGACATTTCAGGTATCCAGATATAGTACTTTATCCATTACTAGCAGCATGTCCTTTAACCAACTATATAAAGCTAGacagctagaacatgaaagcagtCTTTATATGGTACCAGATAACTAAAATACACCTTCAAAAACTGCTTAGATAAAATTCCTTGTAATGCGTAAATAATTCACTAGGATTTAGAAACGGTCCACTGATTGTTATACTCAGCAAACATCAAACCAAAGGCTTAACATATGAAATTTCCAGACCTTAGAAAAAAATCAGTCCATACTGGAGCAAGAGGGTGAAGGAATATGGAAGGAAGTCTCTGGGAGAGAATAAAAGAGAGGGTGGTGGAAAATTGGTAGATTATCTGATATGTTTGATCACATCCCCAAATAATATTGATAGGATAAATGCTTAGAAGTTCCAAAGATTTATTTAGCtagatacacagaaaattaaatcaaaggaaaaataattgtgaACTCTGAAAAAAGAAGCtatatgaaaagaaaggaaaggcagtTTTTCAGAGAGATTACAGAAatttagcaaaagaaaataatataattattaactctacaacaacaaaaaaaagttgtACAAGAAAGGATACTATAGGATACTacttataagcactgaaattgaagctgtgatcaaaaatctccccaaaaacaaaagcgcaggatcagatggcttcacaggagaactctgtcaaacatttagagaagagctaatgcctacccttctaaaactgtttcaaaaaactgcagaggaaggaacacttccaaactcattctatgaggccaccattaccctgataccaaaacaggacaaagacaacacagaagaagaatactacaggccaatatcactgatgaacacagatgcaaaaatcctcaacaaaaaaaatttagcaaacagaattcagcaacacatcaaaaagctcatacaccatgatcaagttgggctGATTCCAgcaatgcaaggattcttcaatctATGCAactcaatcaatgtgatacactacattaacaaattgaaagattaaaaactatatgataatctcaatagatgcagaaaaagcctttgacaaaattcagtacccatttatgattaaaactcttaaaaaaaatgggcatagaaggaacctacctcaacatattaaaggtcatatatgataagcctacagcaaacattattctcaatggtgaaaaactgaaagcatttcccctaagatcagaaacaagacaagggtgtccactttcaccactattattcaacaaagTTCTGGAAGTCCTGGCTACAGCaattagaggagaaaaagaaataaaaggaatccagatcagaaaattagaagtaaagctctcactgtttgcagatgacatgataccatacatagaaaaccctaaagacagtatcagaaaatttctagagctaatcagtgaatttagcaaagttgcaggatacaaagtcaatagacagaaatcacttgcatttctatatagtaacaatgaaaaatcagaaaaagaaattaaagaatcaatcccattcaccattgcaacaaaaagaattaaacatctaggaataaatttacctaaggagacaaaagaactgtacacagaaaattataagacactagtaaaagaaataaaagacaacataaacagatgaagagatattccatgttcctgggtaggaagaatcaatactgtgaaaatgactatactaccaaatgtaatctacagagtcaatgtgatccctatccaattaccaatgacatttttcacagaactagaacaaaaaatttcacaattcatatggaaacacaaaagaccccaaatagccaaagcagtcttgagaaagaagaatggagctggaggaatcaaccttcctgacttcagattatactacaaagctacagtcatcaagacagtatggtactggcacaaaaacagaaatatagaccaatggaatgagatagaaagcccagaaataaacccatgcacctatgggtaccttatatttgacaaaggaggcaagaatataccatggggcaaagacagcctcttcaatagatgtgctgggaaaactggacagctacatgcaaaagaatgaaattagaacacttcctaacaccatacacaaagataagctcaaaattGATTGAAGACCTAActgtaagacaagaaactataaaactcttagaggaaaacataggcagaacactcaatgacataaatcaaagggagatcctctatgacccacctcctagagtaatggacataaaaacaaaagtaaacaaatgggacatgattaacttaaaagcttttgcacagcaaaggaaactataagcaaggtgaaaagacaaccctcagaatgggataaaataacaGCAAgtgaaactgacaaaggattaatttccaaaatatacaagcagctcatgcaactcaatgccagaaaaacaaacaacccaatcaaaaagtggggaaaagacctaaacagacatttctgcaaagaagacatacagatggctaacaaacacatgaaaagatgcttaatgtcactcattattagagaaatgcaaatcaaaaccacaaagaaatatcacctcataccagtcagaatggccatcatcaaaaagtctacaaacaataaatgctagagagggtgtggagaaaaaggaatgctcttgcacttttgatgggaatgtaaattgatagagccaccatgaaagatggtatggagattccttagaaaactaggaataaagccaccatataacctagcaatcccactcctaggcatatatcctgaggaaatcaaaattgaaaaagacacatgtatcccattgttcactgcagcactttttacaatagctagaacatggaatcaacctagatgtccattgacagatgaatggataaagaaattgtggtacatatacacaatggaatattactcagccataaaaaggaatgcatttgagtccgttctaatggggtggatgaacctagaacctattatacagagtgaagtgagtcagaaagacaaatatctttttctaacacacatataaggaatctagaaaaatagtactgaagaatttatttacagggcagcagtgaagaaatagacatagagaatagatttatggacatggggagaggggaggagagggtgagatgtatggaaagagtaacatggaaacttacattactatatgtaaaatagatagccaacgggaatttgctgtatgtctcaggaaactcaaacaggggctctgtatcaaccgagtagggtgggatggggagggagatgggagggagtttcaaaagggagggaatatatgtatacctacggctgcttcatgttgaggtttgacagaaaacagcaaaattctgtaaagcaattatcctttaataaaatatttaaaataaaatttaaaatattatacaagGAAAAAAGATAGAGCTGGTTggaatttcattttaatatttcaaatttttatttttaaattaattttatttaaaattttgaatagcACTTTTATTGTTTAAGAAAATATGGTAGCTCCTTGCCCCATTTGTCAGCactctttagttttgtttttcagagtCAACTCCTTTTAATTCCTTAGAAGTTTTCCCCTGCCATTGAATTTTATACTGTTTCTTAATAGTTTTCTTTCCTAATTGATCAGTTTTATGTCAATACCTCACATTTCATATCAATCATACGATGCTACTGTATTGTTACATCAATTCTATGCTGACTTCTTTTAACAGTAGCCAAAGATTTAACTTTGTTACTTCAAATATCCCTTCTCTTTCCTACCATTTTTCCAAAATAGTCAAATCACAATTTTTGGTTACCCTGGTCATCACTATTTAtattaagacttgtgtttccttattaattttctgttttgatgatctgtccattggtgtgagtggggtgttaacgtctcctactattattgtgttactgtcaatttctgcttttatgtCTGTTGGTGTTTGTCTTATGTCAACTAGCTTTATCTTTGGGTATCAGAAGCCTATCCAGATTTCATGGAGCCTGAAATTTATATAATCTTGTAGCAGGGGAAAGGTACttcttcaagaaaaataatacataagtaCAAATAGAAAATAGGTATAAgagtgtgtttctttttctttagaatgTGAAAAAGATCACAGCAACTTAACGGAGGCTTGGAAAATCAAGTTCATCTCTTATGTTATCTCTTTAGATCATCATTTACTAAAAATGCTTATACAGAAATGTTTCCTGAACCCCACTCAAGGTTCATACAAGAGAGGGGCCCTGGAGCTTAAGCCTCACGGGGTCCATAGTATATCTATTCCTGAGTGCTCCAAGATAAAGCATAACACATCTGAGTCTGTATACACAGaaatctggaggagggcatggctacccactccagtattcttgcctggagaatcccatggacagagaagcttggcgggctacagtctacagggttgcaaagagctggacatgactgaagtaactaagcatgtgcacacacacacacaaatacacacagagaaataagCTCAACTACAATCACCCTGATCCTCTGGGGGAAGCAGTTCAACgggaaagaaaacatagaagactAGAACTTGGGCTTTAGTCCAAGTTTTCCCACCTTGTTCATGTCACTTAAGGACTCATCGCTATGAAATAGAGAACTGAAGAACTCCGCATTAACTTCCAGCTCCAATATTGCTTTTTATGAATAACTactccaaaattaaaaataaataagactgagATGTTCAAttgtacctcagaatgtgacctggGTAGAATTTATGAAGATAAAACATCACAAAAAGAGAACTTTTATTCCTTGAATTTCTTCACAATACCAATCttgaactcaaaaaaaaaagaaaaattctctagTCTCAAAACATTATATGTAAAAGTGAACCAAGTATATTAAGCCTGCAGATTAAATTAAATTCATCACAGTGTTTCTGAGTGGTAATATATCAGACACAACACAAGCCATCACAAGCCATTTCTCTCGTCTTTTGATTCTCTGCAGAGCCTTGCCCACAATCTAAGCTCAGTAAATCAGTATTGTGGGAATCAAATGAATTAAGGCTGCTGAGTGTTTTGAAATGGCTAAGTACTACATTAATGTATAAGTTATTTACAAATGCTGAATGGGACTAAACTGGGTCTTATAACAAATATCCCTAATGACCCTTGATAGTGCAGGGGCCATAACCCATATCCTTCATCCAGTTTGCTTTGAAACTCTGACCTAATGAGCTCCATTAGCTGAACGACTCACTGTGCAAGCAGAGTCAAGTAACCATCT
The Cervus canadensis isolate Bull #8, Minnesota chromosome 6, ASM1932006v1, whole genome shotgun sequence genome window above contains:
- the LOC122444278 gene encoding fibrous sheath-interacting protein 1-like — translated: MGTYLMRSIENICWGSTGKGKFEEGVCKTKLVVTFRRKNGCRCCNEPDLNGDDRKTEANPGEKVLRNTKEQRDQQNRLREIDEKLRKMKFENVLDSTSLLSEEQLRCLLDECSFKQKSTVRLSPEREERDIEDMIPEFPQPSGSILSESLSRSKTKVRSTEVEDINVPKNVECETSRGYFLTKALAGHHMSPALLLEAENVKCLQFSEDSVISDAEDYFMSKTLGIGRLKRPSFLDDPLYGLSVSLSSEDQHVKLSPPERLKPDEQETEDMTEECKES